The region TCGCGAAGATGCTAAAAACAATCCTGCAAAAATCAGGAAGATGTCATTAGAACTTCAACGAGAAGCAAAACACTTTAATCGAGACAAGAGTATCAACAAACAAAAGATGCTCTTTGAAGTAGAGAACCTTTGTCTAACACTTGGAAATAAAGAACTATTAAAAGATTTTACAACTCGTATACTCCAAAAAGATGTTATAGCTATAGTTGGACCAAATGGCAGTGGTAAATCAACACTTCTTAAAGCCCTCTTAGGAAGACTTGAGCCAACTTCTGGAAAGATAAAAAAAGGTGATTTTAACATAGGGTATTTTGACCAACATCGTGAGATGCTAGATGATGATAAAAACCTTATGGAGACTTTCTGTCCTCATGGAGGCGATAGAGTTAGTGTTCGCGGTAAAGATATGCATGTATATGGATATCTTAAAAATTTTCTATTTCCTAGAGAATTTTTAGATAAAAAAGTAGGTATTTTAAGTGGTGGAGAAAAAAATAGAATTGCACTCGCCCTACTTTTTACAAAAAATGTAGATATTTTAATACTAGATGAACCAACAAATGATCTAGATATTCCTACCATAAATATCTTAGAAGAACAACTAACTAATTTTAGTGGCGCTGTTATCATAGTTAGTCATGATAGATATTTTGTAGATAAAATTGCAAAAAAATTATTTATATTTAAAAAAGATAAACACATAGAAGAGTCTTATCAAGACTATTCAGAGTACTTAGAACTAGAACGTGAACTTCAAGAACTTGATGATATGGAGTCAGTAGCATCCATAAATACTAAAGAAGAAAAAGTTAAAGAAAAACCAAAAACTTTAAAGTTAACATTTAAAGAAAAAATAGCCTTAGAAAAACTTCCACTAGAAATAGAAGAAATAGAAATTCAGATGCAAGAAAAAAACAAGTGTTTAGCTAATCCAAAATGTTATGAAGATATAGGGATTTCACAACTAGCATCTGAACTAGCAAAACTAGAAGAGTCGTATGAGCAAAAAGTTGAAGAACTTTTGACTATACAAGAAAAAGAGGAAAAAATTAATACTTTAATATATAACTAAAAGTTACTCTTTCATAGGATATATTAAAGGGAGTGTTAGAAATTCCGTGTCAGTCTGATAAAATACTATCAAGGACTGATGATCTGGGGAGTTTAACTGATAACTATTTCCCATCATTGGATGAAAAGCAATATTATTTTCGTCTAAAACTAGTTGATCTATTATTTGCATAGATTTCCTTTAGTGTTATGTATATTGAAATAATAAGATTATGCTGTTAATAAAATGTTAATATGTAGAAAAGCAGATGTTAAAAATATTAGCATCTGCTTATGTTTGAAGGTATTATTCTTTTGATTCTTTTAAAGTGTCTGCTATTAAAAATGCCAATTCTAAAGATTGGTTTGCATTTAATCTTGGATCACAATGAGTGTGGTAACGAGAGCTTAAATCCTCTTCTGTTACAGTGAATGAACCACCTATACACTCAGTAACATTTTTACCAGTCATCTCTAGATGCACACCACCACCGATAGTTCCTTCAGATTTATGAACTTGAAAAAACTGTTTCATTTCCGTAAGTACAGCATCTACAGGACGAGTTTTAAAGTTTGTAGATGATTTTATAGTATTGCCATGCATCGGATCACAACTCCAAAGTACTTTCATCCCTTCTTTTTCTACTGCACGAATAAGTTTTGGCATACCTTCACCAACTTTATTTGCACCCATTCTAACTATAATATTTAAACGTCCTGCTTCATTTTCAGGATTTAATGTTTGACAAAGCTTAATTAGATCCTCTGGATCCATAGATGGTCCAGCTTTAACACCTATAGGATTTTTCACACCTTTTAAGTATTCAACATGAGCACCGTCTAATTGTCTAGTTCTATCTCCTATCCATAACATATGTGCAGAAGTATCATACCAATCACCACTTATAGAATCTTTTCTAGTAAATGCTTGTTCATATGGGAGCAAAAGAGCTTCGTGAGATGTATAAAAATCCGTCTCTCCCAAGTTTCTATATGTTTTAGATGTAATCCCACAAGCTTTCATAAATTTTAAAGAATTTTCTATCTCTTGTGCTAATTGTTCATATTTTTGTGAAACTTCATTTTTATTTGCAAAGGCAAGATTCCATTTATGAACCTTATGAAGATCAGCCATACCACCAGTTGCAAATGCGCGAAGTAAATTTTGAGTTGCAGCAGCTTGATTGTATGCTTTTATCATACGTTCTGGATCTGGAACACGAGCTTCTTCTGTAAATTCCACTCCATTTATAATGTCTCCACGATAAGAATCTAGAGTAACACCATTGATTGTTTCTTTGTCACTTGAACGAGGTTTAGCAAACTGACCTCCAAGACGACCAACTTTTACAACTGGAACACCACCTGCATAAGTCATAACTACAGCCATTTGCATTAAAGCTTTAAATGTATCTCTAATATTATCAGCATGAAATTCGCTAAAACTCTCAGCACAATCTCCACCTTGAAGTAAAAAAGCCTTTCCCTCTACAACATCAGCAAGCTGACTCTTAAGTCTTTGCGCTTCTCCCGCAAATACAAGTGGAGGATAATTTTCTAATTCTTTTAAAACTCTGTTTAATTCATCTTTGTTTGGATAAGTTGGTTGTTGTAAAATTGGTTTTTCTCTCCAACTTTGTGGACTCCAAATGCTCATAATAGGACCTTAAATGTATAATTTTTGTTATTTTATCTCAAAAGACTTAAAATAGCTCTGATTAGCTAGAAATATTTCATATTCATATAATAAAAGCTTTTTTTATGCTTTAATAAGTATAATACCATAAGATTTTAACTAGGAAGTAGTTATGCAAAAAGATGAACTAGTATCACTCGCTAATGAAATGTGCAAAGAGCTTTTAAACATTATTGATGAAGAACAAGAAGCAACTAAAGAACAGGTTGCAAATTATCTTATAGAATCAGCTCAGATAATTATGAATGTTAATGATGAGGACGTTGGTAACTCTGGTTTTGCTGAAGCTCTATTTCATAATGCATATAAAGATATAGCAAAAAAGAGTTTATCTTCTTACAAAAATACAAATCAAAATATTGAAAAAATCACAAAACTACATGAAAGAACTCTCTTAGAATGTAACTCACAACATATAGATTTACCATCTTTAACTAATAAATTTGATGAAATTCAATCTCATCTAATTGATGAAGTTAAAAAAGCAAATGAAATCATTTCTCAACTTACAACTCAAGTTAAAACACTTGAAGAAAAATCAAATTTAGACTCATTAACAAAAGTATTTAACAGACGCGCTCTTTCATCTTATTTGGAAAACATCTGTTCAAACGATGAACTTCCTTATGAATTTCATCTTCTTATATTAGATATTGATGACTTTAAAATTATAAATGACAAACATGGACATATTGCAGGAGATAAAGTTTTAATCTTTATCGCAAATATTTTAAAGAAAACACTTAGAGATGGGGATAAGGTTTTTAGATATGGTGGTGAAGAATTTATTATTATACTAAACAGAGTAGATGATGCACATTGTAAGAGAATATCAAGCAGACTTCTTGAGTTAGTTAGAGGAAACAAGCTTATCTATAAAGGTGAGGGACTTAGAGTTACTATGAGTATAGGGACAACAAGATATACAAATGGAGATACTCCAGATTCCATCATAGCAAGAGCAGACAAAGCACTCTATAAAGCTAAAGAGAGTGGAAAAAATCAGATGAATTCGGAAATGAAATAATATGGAATTAAATTACTTTGACTTAATAGCTTCAGTAATTATCTTACTACTTGGTTTAAAGGGTATCATTAACGGGTTTTTCAAAGAAGTTTTTGGACTTGTTGGAATTATTGGTGGTATATTTGTAGCATCTAGAGTAGGTGATATTGTAGGAAAATACATAAGCGATATGGTTTTTAAGTTTGACAATAGTGCTGCTATTAGCTTTGCAGGTTTTATTGTAACACTTGGAGTTTTTTGGCTTTTTATGATTGCCATCGGCTATATATTCAAAAAGCTTAGCCTGTTAAGTGGTCTTGGTATTTTTGATAGAATTTTAGGTTTTGTATTTGGTGCTAGTAAATTTTTTCTAATTGCTGCGGTAATTGCACACGCTGCTTATAATATAAAAGCCATAAAATCCACTCTAGAAACTCCTATGCAAAATAGCTTTTTATTTCCTATTTTAGTTGATACTGGTGCTTTTATTATGAAGCTAGATCCAACTGAAATCAGTAATGATATTAATAGTAGTATAGACAAAGTTACAGATGAAGTAACAAAAGGTGTAAAAACTTCTACTGAAAAAATCGTAGAAGAGACGAAAGAAAAAATAAATGATGCAGCTAAAGAGAGCGCTTTAGGACAAGAAATAAAATCTAAGACACAGGAGACAAAATAATTATGGCAAAAGTAACAACTGATTTCAACGATAGAACTATTGAATACGAGCAACTTTTAAATAACTTTAAATCTATCCTCAAAAAAAATTCTTTAAAATTCACAATTCAAAGAGAAGTTATCTTAGAAACTCTATATAACTCTGATGAGCATCTAACTCCAGAGGCTCTTCATCATCTTATACAAGAAAAATTTCCTGATTTAAACACTGGGATAGCTACAGTTTATAGAACTCTATCTCTTTTAGAAGACTCTAACATAGTTACCTCATTATCATTTGGAGCACAAGGTAAAAAGTATGAATTAGGTGCAAAAAATCATCATGATCATCTTATTTGTACAGAGTGTGGAAGTATTACAGAATTTGTTGATGAACAAATAGAAAATAGACAACATCGCATCGCAGATGAACTTGGTTTTAAAATGGAAGATCACTCAATGCAAATTTACGGCATCTGTAAAAGTTGTCAAAAAAAATAATCTGCTTCAAGAATAATAAATAATTAAAAGGAAATATATTGGCTTTTGAAAATAAGTTCATACAACAAAGAATAGAAAAAGCACAGCTACTAAAAGAAGCTGGTTTTAACCCGTATTCAAACGACTCAAAAAGAAATACAAGCATTGAAAAATATTTAAATGTAAACTCAGATATTGAAGAAAAAGAAGATAAAAGAGATGAAAAACGTCACTATTGTGTTAGTGGAAGAATAAAACTTTTTAGAATTATGGGTAAAGCAAGTTTTGTAAAGATTGAAGATGAAAGTGGTATGCTTCAAATTTATGTAGCAAGAGATAACTTAGCAGAAGGTTTTTATAACGATATATTTAAAAAGAACATTGAAGTTGGTGATATTATTGAAGTTTCTGGCTATCCGTTTGTTACGGGGCATGGTGAACTTTCACTTCATGCTAACAATGTTAAAATCTTAACAAAAGCCATATCACCTCTACCTGAAAAATTTCATGGTGTAACTGATAAAGAGATTAGATATAGAAAAAGGTATTTAGATCTTATCATGAATGCTGATGTTCGCAAAACTTTCAAAATCCGTTCAAGAGTCATCTCTTTAACTAGACGCTTCTTTGAAGATAAAGGTTTTTTAGAAGTTGAAACTCCTATGATGCATCCAATAGCAGGTGGAGCAAATGCAAAGCCTTTTGTTACTCATCATAATGCTCTTGGGATTGATAGATTTCTAAGAATTGCACCTGAGCTTTATCTAAAAAGACTTATTGTTGGCGGATTTGAAGCTGTATTTGAAATAAACAGAAATTTTAGAAATGAAGGTATGGATGCTACTCACAATCCTGAGTTTACATCTATAGAATTTTATTGGGCTTATAAAACATACAAAGATTTAATAGAGATAACAAAAGAGTACTTTAGATACCTTTTTGAACATTTAAATTTACCTAGTATACTTCCTTATGGTGATATGGAGGTTAATTTTAATAACTTTTCAGAAATTCCATTAATAGAATCATTATCCAAAATAGGAGGAGTTCCAGTAGAAATAGTTAATAATAAAGAAAAAATTATTGAATTTTTAAAATCCAAAAATTTCACTGTAAATGCGGCTATGAACTTAGGTCAACTTCAAGGGGAACTTTTTGATGAGTTTGTTGAAGAAAAATTGATAGATCCTACTTTCATTACAGAATACCCAGTAGAAATTTCTCCTCTTGCTCGTAGAAGTGATGAAAATCCTTCTATTACAGAAAGATTTGAACTTTTTATTGCAGGTCGTGAGATAGCAAATGCATTTAGTGAGTTGAATGACCCTGTTGATCAGTATGAAAGATTTAAAGGTCAGGTAGATGCTAAAGATGCTGGTGATGATGAAGCTCATGAAATGGATGAAGATTTTATAGAGGCACTTAGCTATGGAATGGCTCCAACAGCTGGTCAAGGTATTGGAATAGATAGATTGGTAATGCTTTTAACAAATGAACACTCAATAAGAGATGTTCTACTGTTTCCTGCGATGAAACCAATTCATAATGAAGAAAAAACTGAAGAAAATTAAATTTAAATAAAGAGGAATACAATGAGTTTTTTAAAAGAATATGACAACGAAATATATGAATTATGCCAAAAAGAGTTAGAGCGTCAAACAAATCATTTAGAGATGATTGCATCTGAGAACTTTACACTTCCAGCTGTAATGGAAACTATGGGTTCTGTTTTTACAAACAAGTATGCTGAGGGTTATCCAGCTAAGCGTTATTATGGTGGTTGTGAATATGCTGATGGTGTTGAACAATTAGCAATCGATAGAGCTTGTGAGCTTTTTGGATGTAAATTTGCAAATGTTCAACCACACTCAGGATCTCAAGCAAATGCTGCTGTATATGCTGGTCTTTTAAAAGCTGGTGATAAACTTCTTGGTATGGATTTAAGTCATGGTGGTCACTTAACACATGGTTCAAAACCAAGTTTTTCAGGTCAAAATTACTCTAGTTTTACTTATGGTGTTGAGCTTGATGGTCGTATGAATTATGATAAAATTATGGAAATAGCAATAGCAGTTCAACCAAAAATTATTGTTTGTGGTGCGTCTGCTTATGCTCGTGAAATAGACTTCAAAAAATTCCGTGAAATAGCTGATGCTGTTGGTGCTATCATGTTTGCAGATATTGCTCATGTTGCTGGTTTAGTAGCAGCTGGTGAACACCCTAGTCCATTCCCTCATGCACATGTTGTAACAACTACAACTCACAAAACTCTTGCTGGTCCAAGAGGTGGTATGATAATGACTAACGATGAAGAGATTGCTAAGAAAATGAACTCAGCAATCTTTCCTGCACTTCAAGGTGGACCACTTATTCATGTTATTGCAGCAAAAGCTGTTGGTTTCAAATATAACTTATCACCTGAATGGAAAGATTACGCTAAACAAGTAAAAGCAAATGCAAAAGTTCTCGGTGAAGTTATGATGAAACGTGGTTATGATGTTGTATCTGGTGGAACTGATAATCACCTAATTTTAGTATCTTTTGTAGGTCGTGAAATTAGTGGTAAAGATGCAGATGCTGCTCTTGAAAATGCTGGAATTACGATAAATAAAAACACAGTCCCTGGTGAAACAAGAAGCCCATTTGTTACTTCTGGTATTCGTGTAGGTTCAGCTGCTCTTACTTCTCGTGGTATGAAAGAAAAAGAATTTGAGTTTATAGCTAACAAAATAGCTGATGTTCTTGATGATATCAATAATACTGAGCTTCAAGCTACTATCAAAGAAGAATTAAAAACTTTAGCTCAAAACTTTGTAATTTATAATCAACCAACATATTAAAATGTGCTAGCACATGGGCTTTCTGCCGAAGAAAACCTAGTGCGCACGACGGAGTACCCTTGGGGTATTAGCGTAGTCAAAGGAATTACTTCCTTTGGCGTACCAAAATAAAATTAAAGGCACTAAATATGACTGCAATGGACTTAAAACTTATCAAAATGGTAAGTGATCATTACTGGATAAAAAGTGATAAAGTTGTAAATAAACTATCTTTTAAAGGTCGTACATTTTACAATAAATTTGAAAAAGTAAATGCTCCATTGACACAGTCAATAATTAACCAACATATAAAGGGTGAGATTACTGTTGCTCACTCTCTTGTTAACTCTCGCAATAAAGTTGAAAATATTGTTATTGATTATAATGGTAGAGATCCTGAGAGATTTTATCACAAGGCTCAGCTTCTTCTACGAGAAGAGGGTTATATAAACTTTACCGCTTATCAAACAAAGACAGAAGGTCATTTGCATGTTTATATTCACAAAGGACACACAACTCTTCAAGAAGCTATACAACTTGGAAAAATGATTTCTATGAAATTAGCTGCTAAACAACCTAAACAATGGAGAATGTTTCCAAATGCAGATATGCCAGATGAATATAATATTTTAACACTCCCTTATGAGGTTTATGCAAAAGAACGTGGAGCTTCTTGGTCAAAACACTTATAGATTGCTTCTAAAAAAACATAAGTTGTTATAAAATTTTGGTATTATTAGTGCTAGTAAACTTTAAAGGTATATTATGAATGAAAAAAATGAATTAAACGATATTATTTTAAATAAGGGTGGCTCCGCTAGTTCAAATAAAAAAATTATTTTAGCTATAGCGACGTTAGGAGTTATTTTAATCATAGTTGTAATGCTTATGAGTACTCTAACACCAGATGCTAAAGAGAATTTACCACAACCTATTCCACTTCCACAAGAAGAAACTAAAACAATGACTCAAGCTAAAGAAGAGCCATTATTTGAAGAAGTTGAAGTATTAAAAGAAGACTCAAATAATAATGAGAACTTAAACGAAATAACCCAAAGATTAAAACAAGAATCAAAAGAAAATAAAGAAATAGCTCAACAAAAAGAGACAAAAAAAGAAGTTAAAGCTACTCCAAAAGTAGCCCCTAAAAAAATTGAAACTCCAAAAGCTGAAATTGCAAGTTCTAATGCTTACTATGTTCAAGTTGGTTCTTTTTCAAAATACGCACCAAATAAAAAATTCTTAGATTCAATTTTAAGTCAAGGTTATAAATATAAATTTCATAAAGTGACAAGTAATTCTAATGTGCTTAACAAAGTTTTAGTTGGTCCTTTTTATACTGAAAAAGAAGCTAGAGCTGCTTTAAGAACAATTAGAAGCAACATAGAAGCTGGTGCTTTTTTAATTAAATTATAATGATATATTCTAAACAATTTATACTTGATCAATTAGCACCAATTGCCGTTTACTCAAAACTAAAAAGCATGTTTAAAGGTGAGATGTCTCACCTTCTAGAAAGTGCTGGTCAAAGTGATGGAAACTATAGTTTTATCTGTATCGGAGCAAGAGAAAGACTTCAATATATAGATAAGAAAACTATCTATACAGATGCTAATGGTATCAAACATACAAAAGAAAAAAATCCTTTTACGTTTTTAAAAGATTATTACAGCAAAATAGATACTACTAAGTACAAAGAAGCTACAACTGAACTAAAGATTGGCTATGTTGATGGTTTTATAGGCTATATCGGTTACGATATGGTTAAAGTTTTTGAGCCTAAACTTAGCTCAAGTATGGATAACTTAAAAGATGAGTTAAATACACCTGATTTAGATTTGATGTTGCCTAAACTTATTTTAGTATATTCACATAAAAATCATCAGATTACTCTTGTAAGTACACTCAAAGAGATGAATTATAGATTTGACTCTATTGAAAAAGCACTAAAGAGTCCTTATGAATACGTACATATGAAAAAAAACATAGGCTCTGACAAAGGGAGTTTTGCTCACTCAAAAGAGAAGTTTTTTCAAATGATTGAAGATTCTAAAGAGATGATTAGAAGCGGTGATGTTTTTCAGATACTTATGACAAACCGTTTTACTAGAAATATCAAAGTTGATCCTTTTAGTTTTTACCGCATCTTAAGAACTAAAAATCCATCTCCATATATGTTTTTACTAGAGTATGATGACTTTAACATAGTTGGAAGTTCTCCTGAGGTTATGGTTAGACTTAGTGATGGAGAACTACTTCTTCGTCCAATCGCAGGGACTAGAAAAAGAGGCAAAAATAAACATAGAGACAAAGAACTCGAACTTGAACTATTAGCAGATCCTAAAGAACTTGCAGAACATCTAATGCTTATAGATTTAGGTAGAAATGATGTAAGTCGTGTAGCAAAAACAGGAAGTGTAAAAGTTGAAGATATGATGCATATAGAGAGATTTTCTCATGTTATGCATATAGTCTCAGATGTTACTGCACAACTTGATGATGGCAAAGATATGTTTGATCTTTTTATGGCAACATTTACAGCTGGAACTATGACAGGCGCGCCAAAGATACGTGCGATGGAGCTTATAGCTGAGTATGAAGGCATAAAGCGTGGTTTTTACAGTGGAAGTATTGGTTACTTTGGTTTTGATGGAAATATGGATAGTGCCATAACTATAAGAACTGCTATGGTTAAAAATGATAAAGTGGTTCTTCAAGCAGGCGCAGGTGTTGTCGCAGATAGCCAAAATGAACTTGAATATTTAGAAGTAAAAAATAAACTTGGAGCTCTTGTTCACTCACTAGAAGACTTAGACTAAATGAAACTGTTTGCAATCTTTGGTGACCCTGTGTCACACTCCCGTTCTCCTCTTATGCATAACTGCGTATTTAAAAACCTAAACTATAAAGCTTGTTATACAAGAGTACATCTCAAAGATGGCTCAAAACTAAAAGAGACTTTTTTCTCTCTTAATCTTAGTGGAGCTAATGTAACTGTTCCACATAAAGAAGAAGCTTATAAAGCTTGTGATGAAGTTAGAGGTTTTGCAAAGACCGTAGGCGTGGTAAATACTCTCATAAATGAAAACGGCAAACTTATCGGCTATAACACAGATGCTGATGGTTTTATGTATGCCATAAAAGAGTTTGGCAAGGTAAACAATGTTCTTATTTTAGGAGCTGGCGGAACTGCTAAGGCACTTGCATCTAGATTTATGCAAGATAATATCAAGGTCTCTATTTTAAATAGAAGCCAAGCAAGACTAGCCTACTTCAAAGAGATTGGCTGTGAGACTTCAGACTGGAATGGTTATAAGACTAAAAGGTATGATTTAGTTGTAAATACTACAAGTGCAGGACTAAAAGATGAAGAACTTCCTGCTCCAAAAGAAATCATTTTGGATGCATTAAAAAACACTTTATTTGTTGCAGATGCAATATATGGAAAACTTACACCATTTCTTTGTCTTGCACAAGAAAGACACATCACTTTTAAAGATGGAGCTGATATGCTTTTAGGTCAAGGCGTTTTAGCAAATGAGCTTTTTGTAAATAAAGAGTTAAAGTTAGAAGATATAAAAGCTCAGATGCAAAGAAGTTTTGAGCTTTAATTTTGTAAACTAAAATTTGTATTTCTCAAATAACTCTAGCAACTTAGATTTTTCTAGCACTCCAATATTGCGATAAACTTCTTTACCATCTTTGTCATAAATAATTTGAGTTGGTATCATCATAACTTTTAGTTCACGTGCGACTGAGCGCTCTTTTTTTACATTTATAAAATAAACATTATACTCTGGATGCTTTTGTGTAACATTGTAAAGTATTCCACCCATAACTTTACAACTATGACAACTATCTGAACCAACTTCTAAAAAGTAAGGTTTTCCCTTTCCTAAACTCTCTTTAACATACTTGTACTGAGTCTCTTTTAGAAGATGCTCCTCTGCCAAAGCTTCAAAAGCAAATAGTGTTAAAAACATGGCGATAAAAAATTTCATAGTTTCTCCTAAACTTGTAAATATGCTTGCCAAATGAAATAAACACCCAAACCTATTAGCATAATTGCAAAGCCTTTATTTAGATAGTTAGATACATTTGTAAGCATCTTATTCGATGTAATACTTTGTGTAAAACCAACAGATACTCCAGCTATCAAAAGTAACATAGAGTGTCCCAATGCAAATATTAGTATAAGCCCATAAGCATAAATATAGCCACTATTTGCAGCTACTGTTATGATTGCCACAAGTGGAGCAGATGCACATGGAGTGCTAACAAGACCAAATATTATGCCTATTAAAAAACCTCCAAAAAGTCGATATTTTATTAGATGAATCATAATAGATGACTTATTAACCTCTCCAAAAACTCCCCAAGCATACAAGCCAATAAGAATACCAAAAAGTGCAGCCAATATATAAGCCCAAATAGGAGCTACAGAGAAAAATCCACCAAACTTAGCAACTATAAAGCCCAACATAGAAAAACTAAGCATAACTCCAAGTGCAAATAAGGATGCAAAAGCATAAGTATAAAATACTTTTTTCTTACCCTCTAAATCTTTGTTTAAAGCCACAGAACTTCCAACTAAAAGTGGTACAGAGACAAGTGAACAAGGTGCTATTGCAGTAAGGCTACCTGCACCAAATGCACCGACAAATGCTAAAAGTGAGTTAGACTCAAGAAGCGCTAATATAGTCTCTTGCAAAGCTACTCACTCATAAGTGCTATAACTTCATCTACGCTCAAAACTTTTCCAGTGCTTACAACTTTACCATCTATCACAAGTCCAGGTGTACTAACTACTTGATACTCCATAATTCTCATAATATCATCTACTTTTTCTATCTGAGCAAACTTACCACTTTTTGCTACGGCTTCTTTAACTACTTTTTCC is a window of uncultured Sulfurimonas sp. DNA encoding:
- a CDS encoding serine hydroxymethyltransferase: MSFLKEYDNEIYELCQKELERQTNHLEMIASENFTLPAVMETMGSVFTNKYAEGYPAKRYYGGCEYADGVEQLAIDRACELFGCKFANVQPHSGSQANAAVYAGLLKAGDKLLGMDLSHGGHLTHGSKPSFSGQNYSSFTYGVELDGRMNYDKIMEIAIAVQPKIIVCGASAYAREIDFKKFREIADAVGAIMFADIAHVAGLVAAGEHPSPFPHAHVVTTTTHKTLAGPRGGMIMTNDEEIAKKMNSAIFPALQGGPLIHVIAAKAVGFKYNLSPEWKDYAKQVKANAKVLGEVMMKRGYDVVSGGTDNHLILVSFVGREISGKDADAALENAGITINKNTVPGETRSPFVTSGIRVGSAALTSRGMKEKEFEFIANKIADVLDDINNTELQATIKEELKTLAQNFVIYNQPTY
- a CDS encoding Fur family transcriptional regulator, which translates into the protein MAKVTTDFNDRTIEYEQLLNNFKSILKKNSLKFTIQREVILETLYNSDEHLTPEALHHLIQEKFPDLNTGIATVYRTLSLLEDSNIVTSLSFGAQGKKYELGAKNHHDHLICTECGSITEFVDEQIENRQHRIADELGFKMEDHSMQIYGICKSCQKK
- a CDS encoding DUF1882 domain-containing protein; the protein is MTAMDLKLIKMVSDHYWIKSDKVVNKLSFKGRTFYNKFEKVNAPLTQSIINQHIKGEITVAHSLVNSRNKVENIVIDYNGRDPERFYHKAQLLLREEGYINFTAYQTKTEGHLHVYIHKGHTTLQEAIQLGKMISMKLAAKQPKQWRMFPNADMPDEYNILTLPYEVYAKERGASWSKHL
- a CDS encoding CvpA family protein; this encodes MELNYFDLIASVIILLLGLKGIINGFFKEVFGLVGIIGGIFVASRVGDIVGKYISDMVFKFDNSAAISFAGFIVTLGVFWLFMIAIGYIFKKLSLLSGLGIFDRILGFVFGASKFFLIAAVIAHAAYNIKAIKSTLETPMQNSFLFPILVDTGAFIMKLDPTEISNDINSSIDKVTDEVTKGVKTSTEKIVEETKEKINDAAKESALGQEIKSKTQETK
- a CDS encoding ABC-F family ATP-binding cassette domain-containing protein, translating into MALIDLQNISKHYSAQKILTEINFHVDEGERIVIIGKNGSGKSTLMKIINGTLTQDAGERITKNDLEVKMLDQRPTFKDGHTVREAVEDGLRELNLAKERYNELSLLLADDFENKKLIDEHENISRYIEHHNAWSLDDKIERIIQHFDLKQYEDKPIVLLSGGEQRRVALASLLLQKPDILLLDEPTNHLDVYMVEFLEELILKEKFTLVFISHDRYFIDRIATKSIEVEDCSLREYSGGYSDYLTQKAEHIRTLQKQHDNLLDILKRENAWFARGVRARLKRNEGRKERLMSLREDAKNNPAKIRKMSLELQREAKHFNRDKSINKQKMLFEVENLCLTLGNKELLKDFTTRILQKDVIAIVGPNGSGKSTLLKALLGRLEPTSGKIKKGDFNIGYFDQHREMLDDDKNLMETFCPHGGDRVSVRGKDMHVYGYLKNFLFPREFLDKKVGILSGGEKNRIALALLFTKNVDILILDEPTNDLDIPTINILEEQLTNFSGAVIIVSHDRYFVDKIAKKLFIFKKDKHIEESYQDYSEYLELERELQELDDMESVASINTKEEKVKEKPKTLKLTFKEKIALEKLPLEIEEIEIQMQEKNKCLANPKCYEDIGISQLASELAKLEESYEQKVEELLTIQEKEEKINTLIYN
- a CDS encoding GGDEF domain-containing protein encodes the protein MQKDELVSLANEMCKELLNIIDEEQEATKEQVANYLIESAQIIMNVNDEDVGNSGFAEALFHNAYKDIAKKSLSSYKNTNQNIEKITKLHERTLLECNSQHIDLPSLTNKFDEIQSHLIDEVKKANEIISQLTTQVKTLEEKSNLDSLTKVFNRRALSSYLENICSNDELPYEFHLLILDIDDFKIINDKHGHIAGDKVLIFIANILKKTLRDGDKVFRYGGEEFIIILNRVDDAHCKRISSRLLELVRGNKLIYKGEGLRVTMSIGTTRYTNGDTPDSIIARADKALYKAKESGKNQMNSEMK
- the lysS gene encoding lysine--tRNA ligase, which gives rise to MAFENKFIQQRIEKAQLLKEAGFNPYSNDSKRNTSIEKYLNVNSDIEEKEDKRDEKRHYCVSGRIKLFRIMGKASFVKIEDESGMLQIYVARDNLAEGFYNDIFKKNIEVGDIIEVSGYPFVTGHGELSLHANNVKILTKAISPLPEKFHGVTDKEIRYRKRYLDLIMNADVRKTFKIRSRVISLTRRFFEDKGFLEVETPMMHPIAGGANAKPFVTHHNALGIDRFLRIAPELYLKRLIVGGFEAVFEINRNFRNEGMDATHNPEFTSIEFYWAYKTYKDLIEITKEYFRYLFEHLNLPSILPYGDMEVNFNNFSEIPLIESLSKIGGVPVEIVNNKEKIIEFLKSKNFTVNAAMNLGQLQGELFDEFVEEKLIDPTFITEYPVEISPLARRSDENPSITERFELFIAGREIANAFSELNDPVDQYERFKGQVDAKDAGDDEAHEMDEDFIEALSYGMAPTAGQGIGIDRLVMLLTNEHSIRDVLLFPAMKPIHNEEKTEEN
- a CDS encoding 3-deoxy-7-phosphoheptulonate synthase class II, with the protein product MSIWSPQSWREKPILQQPTYPNKDELNRVLKELENYPPLVFAGEAQRLKSQLADVVEGKAFLLQGGDCAESFSEFHADNIRDTFKALMQMAVVMTYAGGVPVVKVGRLGGQFAKPRSSDKETINGVTLDSYRGDIINGVEFTEEARVPDPERMIKAYNQAAATQNLLRAFATGGMADLHKVHKWNLAFANKNEVSQKYEQLAQEIENSLKFMKACGITSKTYRNLGETDFYTSHEALLLPYEQAFTRKDSISGDWYDTSAHMLWIGDRTRQLDGAHVEYLKGVKNPIGVKAGPSMDPEDLIKLCQTLNPENEAGRLNIIVRMGANKVGEGMPKLIRAVEKEGMKVLWSCDPMHGNTIKSSTNFKTRPVDAVLTEMKQFFQVHKSEGTIGGGVHLEMTGKNVTECIGGSFTVTEEDLSSRYHTHCDPRLNANQSLELAFLIADTLKESKE